Genomic window (Arachis hypogaea cultivar Tifrunner chromosome 13, arahy.Tifrunner.gnm2.J5K5, whole genome shotgun sequence):
AAGTAACCATAAGCTTTCAAGCTATAGAACAAACACACAAATTGAACAGTACAAAGTACCCTTTTCATGTAAGGAGAATTTGCACATCACTGAATATGAAGATAAGTAATTTATAGAAAAACTAAAGGGATAAAACAAAACACATTATTGTAATGTAATGTATCGTAGAACAAAGGGATAAAAATGAAGGTAAAAGACATCACAGTCATTGTATCAAACATGTGGTGATCATTACCCCAAGTGGTGCCAATACAGAAGGCCTTCTCCTTCTGCACTTCCAAACACTCctgccaaataaataaataaacagggAGTTTAAAAACGAATTAGAATTAGTATTCATAATTTCATCTGAATCAGAAGTGAAAGCGTGAAGAAGCTGAGATGTTCACCTTGTCGAGATCCTCACGAGAACGAGAGGTTCTCGTAGTTCTTGTACTGCTTCAGTCGAGTCTCGCGGTACTTCTGTAGCTGTGGTTAAGCTTCACCCATGGAATCCATTATATATCCTTCCCATGGAGCTTCAGCACAGCCACACGCAGGAGGAGACAGAGACCGGCGACGCAGGAGGAAAAACATAGCGTTACGGGTTTCAGCCATGGAGGAAGGAGCGACGTTTGAAGGCTTACGAGAGAGTGAGCACGACAGAGGCTTTGAGACGGAGGGAGCGTCGATGGAGGGAGCGGCGAAGCAGGGGTTGGAAGCGCGACAAAGTTCTGGAATTAGGGTTGGAGGCGCGACGAAGCTCTGGGGTTAGGGTTGGATGCGGCGGCGGAGGGAGCCCGTGCGACGCAAGGTACGACGGAGAGAGATCTGTGACGTCAGCGGCGGACGAAGCTGGTGTGATGGAGAGAATAAGCAACTCGGTGACGGAGAGAGGAACAAGCTCGTTTGATATGGGTAGAGTGTAAATGGATCGAGTGGATAGAAATAAGATTAGGGTTATCTCAATATTTATCCACggaaaatttaaattacagacggattttccgtctgtaaccatttttcacggaaaaaaaattaatttttttgatggAATTATcgacgaatttttttttttgtctgtaatttatgttaattcatttttttggttttctaacaAAAAATCTTTCTAAAATTCTTTCTGTATTTCTGTGggataaaatttatcaaaaatatctgtctgtaataactagttttctagtagtgtaaGGTTTCTTTTACAAAGGTCAACTTCTTGGTCTTTTAACCAGCTAAAAGTCTCTTTTACCTTTTTTTATTCAAACCATAAAATtaggaatttgaaatttgaatattggCTTGATCGAAGAAGGAAGAGCAGCACAAACTTACTTGCTTACTGATGATCCCAAATTTAAACTTTTAGATTTGTGCTTTGGCTCCAAATAACAACATCAATCATTGATTTATAGCAAAAAAATTTTGTCACcactttcattaatttttttcaaaataatggtgtataaaaaggaaaaaatatgaagtaattgactttcatattaaaaaaaattaattaccttTAACTTCTCTAAATTCTGCTGAATTTGCTTTTAATGCACTTGATTTaacattaactttttttattagttttttctttcttctactttgatatttgaattaaaaaGTGAGCTCTTTCATGTCTGACCAATACCCGAAATGAACAAACGTTGGGACTTAACTCAACTAAGGGTTGTTTTACTTTTGCTTGGGCTGAGTTGgtataaatcatttttcattcagtAGCCTTGAATGCATTTGGTTTCATATGTTTGGACTGCAAAAATAATTTGAACCTAAACACTAAATCAACAATATTAAACCCACTTAAGGTTTTAAGTTATTAACCCAAATTAATatatttgtcatcattaatttgttatttatttttctaaactcAACATAAACCTATACTTTAAgttctacaaaataaaaaatttttaaaaattaataatatcaactatttaaaaaattagttttcaatatttttattaaaaaataaattttagaataatcTATAACTtatgtctaattttttatttaacttattttttattataaattttaaatatttaataattttttatttttatatttttaaaattaaatattaatttttaactttttttaataagtTAAACAAATACTCTTAGACACTATAGCAATCTATACAGGCACGGATTGAGTAACAAGCATGAGGGGCACTTACTTCTATACAGGCACGGATCGAGTAACAAGCATGAGGGGCACTTACTccattgtgttttttattttttttaaaaaaaatagttatatataatgtgtttctattttaaattttaaatgactctattacaaataaattaaattcaatggtCAAAGTTTTAAGTtcacttttttttctattattttgactattatttaacctaattaaatttagtttttgtGTCATcacttttttattctctttaatatttttcttatctttatattttcAACCTTCTTTTTTTATTCCTTATCTAGTGATcatctttttttatcaaaagataaattttaaattctttatgtttttttatatagCTCTCTATGACTTTATGTATCTTccaatttcattgtttctctttttaaaattttcaattacaaattttaattcaaatagttatagtttttaggtattaatctaatgttttattttcttcatgactttatatattttattttattttcaatttattcatccttattatttgttttatatcttttgttctattatatgtacctatattacatataaaattttaaaatgaattgattaatttactaatttaaaatatattttttatttttaaaaataataataaaaaatatttcaatattacaatacataattaaacatgcataaaatcttttatctaatattatatcaaaattaaattaaaaatatataacaaatttgattattttaaaaggaaattaaaaaaattataaattatatttctactattttatataaacatactatacaaatttaatttttctagtgtttatatataattttagtttcaaattataaatactagtgtaTCATTAATCGCTAATATGCTAattaattcagatttttattattaaatatgtataaaaaattagttagataacaaattttctataatttaataaaaatattttaaatttaaatttttaaaataaaaaatatattttttataaattatatataataaataatattttaaaaataaaaatattcactaactttttaaatttttatatctctatataattaataatattcaacaaattttattttaatgtatatatttttaactccacctttaaaattttttgtcacTGATTAGTGATTCCATAAGCATTAAGCATACGTATAAGGCTAGAAGTGTACGTGCGTTTCTGGAAATTTCCACGGAGATCGAGATACACTTCACTGACACCTACGAACTATAAACAGTTAAAACGAAAGTGTTCATTCATACACACTTATTTCCTTGCCAATACCATTATATCATTTGTTCAATCAACTGACACAACAGAAAAAACAGCAAAagtgaagagaaagagagagatgggTGTGGATTATTACAAGATCTTGCAGGTTGATAAGAATGCAAAGGATGAAGACTTGAAGAAGGCTTATAGGAAACTTGCCATGAAGTGGCACCCTGATAAGAACCCCAACAACAAAAAAGATGCTGAAGCTAAGTTCAAGCAGATTTCTGAAGCCTACGAGGTATCTTTCTTCTTATGGCAATTGCAAACTTTTAACCTTTTTTAATCGGAATTTGTAGTGAAAAACTGAACTGAGTAGAACTTTGAACCCGGATCATGCTTACTTTTTTGTATGTGATCCTTACAGTTGATACTGCTGatattctttcttttatcctGAGATGATGGTTGAATGGTGAATATGAAAGATTTATCTATCTGGATTGTGGTTTTATCTTCTTAATACTCttataactttatttatttttcctcttccagaaacCAGGATCAAAACAGGGCAATCTGAAAGATGCTTATTATGTTTTGGATTTTCTTGTAATTCTATGTGATGCTAAATAGCTGATGGTTTGTCCTATCTGAAAGGGTAGAGCAAATTTTGTAGCTTTTACCAAATTGTAGTAGAAAAGGAGTTGGATTCAATAAACAGTTTGATGATAGTAATGCTTACTTTGTTCCCATTATGAATATCATAGGTTCTTAGTGATCCTCAGAAGAGAGCTATCTATGACCAGTATGGGGAGGAGGGGCTTAAGGGACAGGTACCCCCTCCTGATGCCGGTGGACCTGGTGCAGGTGCTGGAACTACTTTCTTTTCGACCGGAGATTTCCCAGGAGGATCATTTCGGTTCAATCCCCGGAGTGCAGACGACATTTTTGCAGAATTCTTTGGGTTTTCAAGCCCGTTTGGTGGCTCCGGTGGGAGAGGAAGTGGCATGAGGTCGAGAGGATTTTCTAGTGGAATGTTTGGAGATGATATGTTTGGATCCTTTGGCGAAGGAGGAGGGGTGCATGTGAGCCATGGGGCGCCTCGCAAGGCGGCTACCATTGAGAACAAGTTGCCCTGTACCCTGGAGGAGATATACAGAGGGACCACCAAGAAGATGAAGATTTCTAGAGAAATTGTGGATGCTAGTGGGTGAGTAATAACATTTTCTATATGGTAGTAAATTAGAGCATGCATGCAatcattgaagaagaaattaactGCATTTTTGCATGTGTGCAGGAAAACCATGCCGGTAGAGGAGATATTGACCATCAACGTGAAGCCTGGTTGGAAGAAGGGCACGAAGATCACCTTCCCGGAGAAGGGAAACGAACAGGTGAACGTGACGCCAGCAGACCTCGTCTTCGTCATCGAAGAAAAGCCGCACGGCGTCTTCACTCGTGACGGAAACGATCTCATCGTGACGCACAAGATCACCCTCGTGGAAGCCTTGACCGGTTACACAGTGCGCCTCACCACACTGGATGGCAGAACCTTAAACATACCAATCAACACCGTGATTCATCCCAACTATGAGGAGCTTGTACCGAGAGAAGGCATGCCATTACCAAAGGATCCATCAAAGAAGGGCAACTTGAGAATAAGATTCAACATCAAGTTCCCAACCAGGCTCACTGATGAACAGAAATCAGGAATTAGGAAACTCTTGCCTGCATCAGCatcagaataaaaattaaaatatatattgatgACAGTCGTATACAAGctatttagagaaatattatacgtattatttttgtctttctttcaacatttttcatgttataaatataaatagatctctaaaaaatttttcttattttattacgTCTAGATTCTTGAAATTtacaaaaacaatatatatatatatatatatatatatatatatatatatatgtttttattttaatcaaattatttggacaaataaatctttaaagatatgaaaaaaaaagtatatatcttCTTTTTATAAAGTTTAGGaacattaatataataatttttttttagacaTGAAAACGTCTAATGCAATCTGTCAATTGTGTGAATTGAATTCGGTGGTTTGGTTGAGAAATTCAACTTTAATAGGATCAAATGGTATAAAAATTTTATGGAAAGGCGAGAAATGATTTGAGTACCCAACTCTCTGTACACTATGTTTAAGTATTAACACGTTATCATTCTCAGATTGACATGACCAAACTCACTCAAATAATACAAATCAAGTCTAGGAGATGATTTTGCTGTCCACGAATCTAATTTCTCCCAGCGATGCCATCATTTAACGAGAGGGGAGAACAAATTTCCTTGCACATTTTTGTATTCTACAAATTCTATCCCGAGTACCTACCCATTTACCTATTCCTACATTACTTgagcgcatatatatatatatatatattcagaaTTATCCTACAAACACTATGGTGTCACTTTATTCATGGCATGTTTCTTTAATCACTGGACTCTGATGAGGTTGAATCTGTTCCATTAGGATCCATGTTCTGGTCGGCATTTTCTCCGGCGTCAGTATCTGATTTGTGGCTTATATAATCTTCAACATCAACTTGTCCGTCTTCATCATCATTGTCATCAACGTCCTCATTTTCATCATCATCCACATTATGGTTGCTCCCCTCTACAAAGTTCTCAGATTTTCCACTAAATCCACCCTCATAtccatcattattatcatcaatTAGATATTCATACGCATCAACTGTTGACTGATAAATATCATTTTCATAGGCCAATTTTTCTGAGCTGCTAGCACTTCTAGCAGCAGCTTCCACTTCACTTCCATTCATCTTTTCATTGATAAAGATACCAGCTGTATACCCTGTGATATCATCTGGAGTGTCCTTCTCAACACCAGTGACACAGACCTTGACAGCCGGTTTCTGTCTACTTCGAACACTCCGACGAGCACGTACATTTTGTTCTGCATGCCTACATGATCTCCCTTTCCATCCAAGTAAATTTCCTATTCTCATGCTGCTAGAGGTCGTGCTTCTCTTTCTAGAATCATGTCTTGAACTAAGAACCCGTCCTTGTGATCTCCCACTCGCACAAGAATGGCTCCGGCCCTGTCGGGACCTTTGTCCTCTGCTGTAGCTTGCAAGGCCAGCACCAAGACCAACCATGTTTTCAACAGTATGCTTAACCTTATGCATGCTTTGTCCCTGCCGGGATCTTTGTCCCTGTTGGGACGTTTGTCCTCTTTCTTCAATTGCACTATCACGGCAAGATGATTTGGCAGAAGCATATTTTGTCGGAAGCTTCTGAAAGTGACAAGGACTGGCGTAAATTTTTCAACGAGAAAACATAATTTGATCAAAATTCTATTGATGGCATGCCAACCAACTCTAACTCAGAAACTCAAATATGGTTCCTATCGAATAAATATGTCTAAATTCATATAAAAGTTTACTATATTGAATCAGAAATACCCACCATAACAATTCcaattcttttatccttttcagACTCCATCTTCTGCTGAAAGGTGTAAGAGGTGCATGCATCGAGTTCCATGAGTCTCAGAGCCACCGCAGCTGTTGTGCACGGCACCCATGGAAGTATCCTTTCAGCACCTACAAAATCATTAGTTGGAGGACATCCAGAAGAACTTCTCGAACCCAGCAGCTCAGAGGTAGTTTCATAGTTTGAATCCAAATACTCCCTCTTTATAGCGCTTTCTAATACAGTTAATATCTGAAAGTGTAACACATTATTAACTGGTAAATAACAAGCTTAGAACAAAAGAATACATCACAGATACTCAAGTAGCTTCAGGCTATTAAAAAAGGAGGACAAACtgatttggattaaaaaaaaaaacccaaatctTAACACATTAGCAGAAATACTATACTTTGAGATGCTTAACTTACAAATAACTAGACATATACCCTTTTAGTTAGGTCAGAATAACTACACATATACAGATTACTATTTCAGAAGAAAGTGTTAACTTGTATACACCATAAAATTGCAATAGGGAAAATTTAAGAGATTATTGTCCACAATTTTACATTTAAGGCTATGTTATTTCCTCCGGGTACCAGTGTTCAAAACATGGCAAATCTATCAACCATAGTAATCACCTAGATTTCCTCCTGTAATCTTCGAAAAACATTTGGCAGCTACAAATTCAATTATTAACACTTAAACAGTCTTCAAAACCAACCATCAATTTAGCATTAGTTATACTTTTTGTAATGAGAAAGGAAGATCAAGGATTTATCATTGACAATATGATGACAACTATATGACAGGCCAGTATAAAAATGCTTAACAAGTAGCAAAACAAGTTGAAGTTCCAAAGCATGCTCTATCAAAGATATGTTGAAATATAACCTCCAGGAGGTCTTCAGTTGATGAGCAAGCATCCAGTTTTGTACACCATGATTTCCTATAACTGTTGGTCCAAATACCGTGAAAAGCTTCTTCGGGAACTGAAACCTACCACCATGGCTAAATATGATCAGTTGCAGACTTCCAGTGAACAAGAAacagaaacaaacaataaggaaACACATTATCTAAATGCTAAAAATCATTgccaaacaaaataaaagtagGTCATCACCTCAACAATTGACAATAAGACCTTCAGCAATCTCATTCTCAAAGGAAGATAAGATGAAACATGAAAATAATCAGTGTCAATCTTTGCCTTGCCGTGAGCATTGAGAGTTCTATTGCAGGAAGGGCATTTGATTCTATCAAAGAAATAAACATCATGACATGAATCACACACAGTCAACAGTTTGCTACGCCTCCTCTTCCCAAACTTCAAGGCACATAATATTGACGAATTTAGGCATTCATTTAGCATCCATTTCTCAAAGTCCTGATATCTCAGAAGAGCATCCCTGTTTTCAGCTTCATTTCTTCCAAGCTGAACTGCAAAAGATGTCGAGACCTCTGAAGCATCTGAATTATCGATGCACACAGATGTAGGATGGTGAATATCACTACAATAATTGTTCGTATCCACTTCAAAAGCTTCTGTCTTGAGCCTCTTGACAGTGTCCCCATTCTCCATTCTTGCATCACCATTATGGACATTCCTTCTAATAGATTCCTTGAACGCCATCTCAATACTTTGCAACATCATATGCAAGTGTGACTCCCTGATCCCACGTACATCCAACGAACCCAATAGGGAATCAAATCCCTGTAAGTAAATGGAATACATAAAAGAACCCAACTAGTTCATGACATGGATACAAAAAAATGCACATGCAACAGAAAGAATTAGTTCATGACATCAATGAGAATTAAACTTGATATCTAAATGCTCAAGAAATGAAGACATCAAACAACTTCCAATAAACAACAAACTTCATAACACTGAGGTGATCATTTCCACAAGCAAAACATCAGTAACAGACATCTCTTGGATAAAATACATCAGGCTAGACAGGGTGTGACGACTTAAACAATGAAAAATGCCGCCATATGGCACACAATGCTCACATGGAAATCATATAATGGACATCAATCTCACAGAAGCAATACCTTTTCAGAATCAATCAATTTCCAACAACCATCATGCAACTCCACAAAAATCCTGCCACAACCAGGATCATTTGGAGAAGCAGATGCAATGAACTGCCAGTATCGGTTATGTCTGCGATCCAAGCCAAGAGGCAATGTCCTATACATGTAGGTTTGTTCTGCCAAGTAACCAATGTAAGATTTTATATTTGACCTTGATTTTTCAGGAGCAAATCCAAATTGTTGAAGAGAATAATTATCTTGGTTAGCAGAACTTTGATGGAGCTGGTGGCTAACTTCTAATGAGGAACTCTCAATATGATTTGGATTTTCCAGTAGTTCGTTGATCTGATTGCACCGGCCAAGAGGGGTTAATAAAGCCTCGTCATTCTTGTTATCAACAGAAAGGAATGGCTTCTGTTTGTCCTCAAGTGATGGAAATGCACTATTTGATTCACTCCTGTTGCTGAAATTAGATACAGGATGCATCTTAACAAAGTAGTCCTCTTTGATACGACGTTTACCCAGCTGTGCTTCTGCCCACATCTGCTTCTTTAAAGCATTTGCAGCTTCTAGACGATCCtgaaatatctgctcatcagaaaACCATATATTTTTAAGGCAACCCACAACAATAGAAAATGATTTTAAAATGAGGAATACCTCAAGTGTAACACGAATTAAGTTCCCTTCAATTGCCACATTAACCAAAGCAACGAGAGCATTAAGACGCTCCTCAACACTGAGGTCAGAGTACTCTCCTTCCATCAACCCCTGTACCCACGACTCATCTGGAATGCTTTCATCAATATCCATACCTTCAAGATTAGGATTAGACACATCATTGCTGCAAACAGCAATATCACAAGAGGCACTAATCCCTTTGTGCATATCAATGCCTTCAGAAACAATTGACAGTATATCCTCATCCAGTTTCTCATGGTCATAGcaaccaagtgtttgagaaaccTTACCAGTGTCCTTTCTAATTCTCATTACGGTTTCTGAATTAAATTCTACAGAACTGAAACCCccattttttatattagtttcaGCTCCTAAATCATCAGTTTCAATATCTTCTGCTACATCACTTTCAGAATCATCTTCTCTTCCCCCCTCTTCTGCTTCACCAGCATCCATATATCCACTTTTGAATATCCTGATTCTTTCCCTGGCAGCTGAAAAAATTGCTTCAGCATCAGACAGATCCTTTCGATATGCAGGACGTACACAATACGTCAAAGGAGCTATCCTTTCAAATAGCTTTGTGTCTCTAGACAATGCAGCAGATATAGAAGCCTCTGGAGTTTTGCTTGTTGTAAGATCACGGAGCCCAGATTTCTAAAGAAAGAACATAGGAATGCCTGAATAATTCAGTTTCAAGAAGAAGACATCCAggaaaacataaaaagaaaataaaaaataaaataaattgcacAAAACACCTGAATTTTCTCTGCAACTTCCAATATATTGAGGCCATTGCTCCCTTCAACAGAAAGGACGTGAAATGCAGCAAATTTAACAGTTCCAGGAGTCAAGCGATGTCTTGATCTACTTGGCTTAGATAATCCCTTCTCTTGCATGATAGCAACTGCATTTTTTACTGCAGCTCCACTGCGTAGATGAGAGATTATGTCTTTACAATCATGACCCTGCACTTGCAACccgaagaaaataaagaaaaataccagTTTTTAAGAAATGCTTAGAATGTTTTTTGTTCCTAATATGTAATTTTTGGGTTAAATTACTCTGACAGTCCTATAGTTTAACCAAATTTGAAACTAAATCCCTATAATTTAAAAGCTTTTAATTGGGTTCTTATACTGTTTtgaattttgtaattaggtcatTGCTGCGCAAAAAATGATAAGAGTTAGCAGAatattcctctccaaattgaggCCTTTTTCCAGTATAACACTTTTTAAAACCTTTTACCAAAACGTGACCCTTTTCAAACTAGTGCCCTCGTATTTTTTTGGCACACTGACTCAGAGACGGCCAATCCAAATCTGTATTCCATGTAGAAAGCACCAATCACGAAAGCGCCTCCTATGCAAAAACGCTAAGTGTTTAGCACATTCCGCTATGGATATGCTGAAAGTAAAGGCGCATTCAAGTTGGAAACGCGAGACGAACAAGCACCTCGtggaataataatttttttatacataattaataattaaaaataagtaaattaataaattaatgttGATAAAAGTAGTGttacatttaaatatatttatcaatTTAACTAAGTTtaatatcataaataaatattgataaaaaatacaaaaaaaaaaactataatacaATATAACGAAATATATATTCTTAGTTAAAGAAAATTGTTACAATAAAATATAGTATTCCAAttaattatatgatattttttaatatactcatgataaaaaaaatattagataattgATCAgagtattattttataataaaaaaaattctaagatTATGTATTTCACCATTAGGTCTTTTAAAACCTTTTTGTTTTACATTTATTCATAACTTATTTATGGGAGTACTGTATTCcgtgattaaattttttttacccaAATATTTcgttaaattatattttagattAGCTGTGATTAATACTCATACCCATTGTAGCTTCATGTTGCATTTGATTCAATGACAAACAATTAGAAGCTTAGTTCACACGGTGTCAGtcaatcaatatttttttaattccttGTGGAACAAGTTTTAACTTTACGTATTAATGCTACAATGGGGAAGAAAAATGTGGACAATAAAAGGAAAGTTCCAATTAAAGATGAGCCGGCATGGATAAATATACATGATTAGACTTTAGTATAATAAGATTTTGACAATATGATGCTATGCACTGATGCTACACCTGCAGTACATAGCCGGTCCAAAGTTCGGATAAACGAGGAGGATTGTGTTAAGTTTTCGACAGCCAACATAAAAATTTAGTCGAATCTTCATGACATGGattaaagacattattgcgctaaaccTAGGTCGTTGCCCGAAAGCAACGCGCTGTATGACCCACGTACAATGTCAAATGAGCAAGAGCTACTGCATCGGTGCTCGGATGTAATGTTAAATGAGCAAGAGTTCCCACGTTTTTGTGAACGggcgagggtaaataagctagttcacaaaggaaaaAGTAAAGGTCagagcgacagaaggttgagattttggacatggaacataggcactctaacaggaaaattCATGAAGGTGATGGATACCATGACAAAGAGGAAGATTAACATCATGTGCCTATAAGAAACAAAATGGATCAGTGCAAAGACTAGGGACTTGGATACCTCCggattcaaactttggtatacaggaaaaaTGAATAATAGGAATGAGGTAGATATTATCGTGGATAAGCAATGAAAGAAGGACATAGTGaatgtcaagagggtgggtgatcagatcatctctatcaaacttgtggtgaaTGGGAGTACTTTTTAtatgattagcgcctatgcaccgcaagtgcgTTTGGACgagcaacacaagataaggttttgggaggatctagaaaGTTTGATCCAAGAAATACCTTCGagagataaaatttttttaggaGATTTAAATGGTCATGTTGGAAGAGAAGTGACTGTGACTGGATATGGAAATATTCACGGAAGCCATGGTTTTGAGGTGGTCAATACGGAGAATAAAACTATTTtagacttttcctcaacctttgaccttctcatcacaaatacatgttttaaaaagagagacggaCATCTTATAACTTATAGGAggggcatgacaagctctcaattCGACTTCTTTTTGTGGAGGAGAATTGACCggaattttgcattaattgtaaaattattcttggagagagtttaacaacacaacataggatgctcgtcatgaattttcgcgttgagcaaaagttgaagaaaagacgACCTACGAAGAATCCAaagacgaggtggtggcggatgaaagatGAGGaataaagaagcttcctaagacggatAGGAAAAGAGGCAAAATGAGAAAAGGATAGAAGCgcagagatgtggagggagatgacagaagttattagaagaacagtaaaaacaAGTTTTGGTGAATTTAGAgagataggaccaagagacaaggaatCCTGGTGGTGGAATACGAGTGTATAAGAAAAGATCAGGCAAAAAAGGTGTGCTTTAAATAGTTGACTTTGTGCCGTAATATagataattggaaaaaatataaggaGGCTA
Coding sequences:
- the LOC112737716 gene encoding uncharacterized protein — its product is MGVDYYKILQVDKNAKDEDLKKAYRKLAMKWHPDKNPNNKKDAEAKFKQISEAYEVLSDPQKRAIYDQYGEEGLKGQVPPPDAGGPGAGAGTTFFSTGDFPGGSFRFNPRSADDIFAEFFGFSSPFGGSGGRGSGMRSRGFSSGMFGDDMFGSFGEGGGVHVSHGAPRKAATIENKLPCTLEEIYRGTTKKMKISREIVDASGKTMPVEEILTINVKPGWKKGTKITFPEKGNEQVNVTPADLVFVIEEKPHGVFTRDGNDLIVTHKITLVEALTGYTVRLTTLDGRTLNIPINTVIHPNYEELVPREGMPLPKDPSKKGNLRIRFNIKFPTRLTDEQKSGIRKLLPASASE